A window of the candidate division WOR-3 bacterium genome harbors these coding sequences:
- a CDS encoding right-handed parallel beta-helix repeat-containing protein, translating into MKCFKLPIAALTCLLLFATAHATIWYVHPDSTLNSIQVALNGCTADDTVLVGPGTYFENIIWPNVHGIDLISEFGPDSTVIDGDSAGRVITVTTCVDSLTMIKGFTIQRGYTSGQDLAGGILCDSSSPYICENIITRNIAANYSLGGAGIACVSYASPIIEDNTISYNKTPFGGGGILCLDHSYARITNNVISYNLAWFGGGILCWHLSSPNINGNTISDNVCHHDAALDCHPRFTPRSTKDLSPGRSPSSGGGICCYDASSPLISNNEILANSAEDGAGICTILSNILIRDNIISGNTTIGIWGSGGGICICSDSLTAINNIITGNASQNTGGGIMLYQGYVVIDSCTLSDNGIDGVRCAYYCYDLTIAHSNISGNTRYGVYNTIPDMTVIAESNWWGDSTGPFHPTLNPGGMGDTVSDYVDFDPWLHYPWGIAEQPVVNPVKESYVPGPTVIRGPLQLPKGKNCRVFDITGRVVVPAKITRGVYFIEIDGVVTQKVIKIQ; encoded by the coding sequence ATGAAATGCTTCAAGCTGCCGATTGCCGCATTGACCTGTCTGCTGTTATTCGCTACAGCCCACGCTACCATCTGGTATGTCCATCCCGATTCCACGCTCAATTCGATTCAAGTTGCACTCAATGGCTGTACCGCAGACGACACTGTGCTTGTCGGCCCGGGTACCTATTTTGAGAATATCATCTGGCCAAATGTTCACGGGATAGATCTAATCAGCGAGTTCGGCCCGGATTCAACGGTCATAGATGGTGACAGTGCCGGCCGTGTCATTACGGTCACCACCTGCGTCGACTCACTCACGATGATCAAAGGGTTTACGATCCAGCGAGGCTACACTTCCGGACAGGATCTCGCTGGAGGGATTCTATGTGACAGTTCCTCTCCCTATATATGTGAAAATATCATTACCCGAAACATCGCGGCAAATTACTCACTTGGCGGGGCGGGCATCGCATGTGTTTCTTACGCCAGCCCCATAATCGAAGACAATACTATATCATATAACAAGACCCCATTCGGCGGCGGCGGTATTCTCTGTCTCGATCACTCATACGCAAGAATAACGAATAATGTAATCAGTTACAATCTGGCATGGTTTGGTGGAGGTATTCTTTGCTGGCATTTATCATCTCCCAACATTAATGGCAATACTATAAGTGACAATGTCTGCCATCACGATGCAGCCTTGGATTGCCATCCTCGGTTTACTCCGAGGTCGACAAAGGATCTTAGTCCAGGCAGAAGTCCCTCTTCGGGCGGCGGCATTTGTTGCTATGACGCTTCTTCTCCCCTGATCAGTAATAACGAAATATTGGCAAATTCTGCGGAGGACGGTGCCGGCATTTGCACAATTTTATCCAATATCCTGATACGCGATAACATCATATCAGGGAATACAACAATAGGTATCTGGGGAAGTGGTGGTGGAATCTGTATTTGCAGTGACTCGCTGACGGCAATAAACAACATAATCACCGGTAACGCATCGCAAAACACGGGCGGAGGTATTATGCTGTACCAAGGCTATGTCGTTATTGACAGCTGCACTCTTTCTGATAACGGGATTGATGGCGTGCGCTGCGCATACTATTGCTATGATCTCACTATTGCCCACAGTAATATTTCAGGCAATACCAGGTATGGAGTCTACAATACTATTCCGGACATGACCGTTATTGCCGAAAGCAACTGGTGGGGTGATTCAACAGGTCCTTTTCATCCAACCCTGAATCCCGGCGGCATGGGCGATACAGTCAGTGATTATGTTGACTTCGACCCTTGGCTTCACTATCCGTGGGGTATAGCAGAGCAGCCGGTCGTAAACCCGGTGAAAGAAAGTTACGTTCCCGGTCCGACAGTCATCCGCGGTCCATTGCAGTTGCCCAAAGGGAAAAACTGCCGCGTCTTCGACATCACGGGTAGGGTTGTGGTACCAGCAAAAATAACGCGTGGC